The Streptomyces tendae genome has a window encoding:
- the glmS gene encoding glutamine--fructose-6-phosphate transaminase (isomerizing), whose amino-acid sequence MCGIVGYVGPQSALDVVTAGLKRLEYRGYDSAGVAVQADGGLATAKRAGKLVNLEKELSERPLPAGTTGIGHTRWATHGGPTDANAHPHLDNAGRVAVVHNGIIENFAALREELTERGHELSSETDTEVVAHLLAEEYSACADLAEAMRLVCRRLEGAFTLVAVHADEPDVVVGARRNSPLVVGVGEGETFLASDVAAFIAHTREAIELGQDQVVELRRDAVTVTDFAGAPADVREYHVDWDASAAEKGGYDYFMLKEIAEQPKAVADTLLGRIDGSGSLTLDEVRIPANVLREVDKVVIVACGTAFHAGLIAKYAIEHWTRVPCEVELASEFRYRDPIMDQQTLVVAISQSGETMDTLMALRHAREQGAKVLAICNTNGSTIPRESDAVLYTHAGPEVAVASTKAFLTQLVACYLVALYLGQVRGTKYADEIRAVVRDLASISDAVDQVLETMEPVRRLARSLAEKNTVLFLGRHVGYPVALEGALKLKELAYMHAEGFAAGELKHGPIALIEDDLPVVVVVPSPRGRSVLHDKIVSNIQEIRARGARTIVVAEEGDEAVVPYADHLIRIPVTPTLLQPLVATVPLQVFACELATARGNEVDQPRNLAKSVTVE is encoded by the coding sequence ATGTGCGGAATCGTGGGTTATGTGGGGCCGCAGTCGGCGCTCGACGTCGTGACGGCCGGACTGAAGCGACTGGAGTACCGGGGCTACGACTCGGCGGGCGTCGCCGTGCAGGCCGACGGCGGACTGGCCACGGCGAAGCGGGCCGGGAAGCTGGTCAACCTGGAGAAGGAGCTGAGTGAGCGGCCCCTGCCGGCCGGGACGACCGGGATCGGGCACACCCGGTGGGCCACCCACGGCGGGCCGACGGATGCAAACGCCCACCCGCACCTGGACAACGCGGGCCGGGTCGCCGTCGTCCACAACGGCATCATCGAGAACTTCGCCGCCCTGCGCGAGGAGTTGACCGAACGCGGGCACGAACTGAGCTCGGAGACCGACACCGAGGTCGTCGCGCATCTGCTCGCCGAGGAGTACTCCGCCTGCGCCGACCTCGCGGAGGCCATGCGGCTGGTGTGCCGGCGGCTGGAGGGCGCGTTCACCCTCGTCGCCGTGCACGCCGACGAGCCCGACGTGGTCGTCGGCGCGCGCCGCAACTCGCCGCTGGTGGTGGGGGTCGGAGAAGGGGAGACGTTCCTCGCCTCCGACGTCGCCGCGTTCATCGCGCACACCCGCGAGGCGATCGAGCTGGGGCAGGACCAGGTCGTCGAACTGCGCCGGGACGCGGTGACGGTGACGGACTTCGCCGGGGCCCCGGCCGACGTCCGTGAGTACCACGTCGACTGGGACGCCTCCGCCGCCGAGAAGGGCGGCTACGACTACTTCATGCTCAAGGAGATCGCCGAGCAGCCGAAGGCGGTCGCCGACACCCTGCTCGGCCGCATCGACGGGTCCGGTTCGCTGACCCTGGACGAGGTCCGCATCCCGGCGAACGTGCTGCGCGAGGTCGACAAGGTCGTCATCGTCGCCTGCGGCACCGCCTTCCACGCGGGGCTCATCGCCAAGTACGCCATCGAGCACTGGACGCGGGTGCCGTGTGAGGTGGAGCTGGCGAGCGAGTTCCGCTACCGCGACCCGATCATGGACCAGCAGACCCTGGTCGTCGCCATCTCCCAGTCCGGCGAGACGATGGACACGCTGATGGCGCTGCGGCACGCCCGGGAGCAGGGCGCCAAGGTGCTGGCGATCTGCAACACGAACGGCTCGACGATCCCCCGGGAGTCGGACGCCGTCCTCTACACGCATGCCGGCCCCGAGGTCGCCGTCGCGTCGACCAAGGCCTTTCTGACGCAGTTGGTCGCCTGCTATCTGGTCGCCCTGTACCTCGGGCAGGTGCGCGGGACCAAGTACGCCGACGAGATCCGCGCGGTGGTGCGGGACCTCGCCTCGATCTCCGACGCCGTCGACCAGGTCCTGGAGACCATGGAGCCGGTGCGCCGGCTCGCCCGTTCCCTGGCGGAGAAGAACACGGTGCTGTTCCTGGGCCGGCACGTCGGCTACCCGGTGGCGCTGGAAGGCGCGCTGAAGCTCAAGGAACTCGCCTACATGCACGCCGAGGGCTTCGCGGCGGGTGAGCTGAAGCACGGGCCGATCGCTCTGATCGAGGACGACCTGCCGGTGGTGGTCGTGGTGCCCTCGCCGCGTGGGCGGTCCGTGCTGCACGACAAGATCGTCTCCAACATCCAGGAGATCCGCGCCCGTGGCGCCCGCACCATCGTGGTCGCGGAGGAGGGCGACGAGGCGGTCGTCCCGTACGCCGACCATCTGATCCGCATCCCCGTCACGCCGACGCTGCTGCAGCCGCTGGTGGCGACGGTGCCGTTGCAGGTGTTCGCCTGCGAGCTGGCGACCGCCCGCGGCAACGAGGTCGACCAGCCGCGGAACCTCGCCAAGTCCGTGACCGTCGAGTAG
- a CDS encoding holo-ACP synthase: MSIIGVGIDVAEIERFAASLERTPGLARRLFVESELLLPGGERRGVASLAARFAAKEALAKALGAPAGLYWTDAEVWCEDSGQPRLKVRGTVAARAEQLGVRSWHVSLSHDAGVASAVVIAEG, from the coding sequence ATGAGCATCATCGGAGTCGGGATCGACGTCGCCGAGATCGAGCGGTTCGCCGCGTCGCTGGAACGCACGCCCGGGCTGGCCAGGCGGCTCTTCGTGGAGAGCGAGCTGCTGCTGCCCGGCGGGGAGCGGCGCGGCGTCGCCTCCCTGGCGGCCCGGTTCGCGGCCAAGGAGGCGCTGGCCAAGGCGCTCGGCGCGCCCGCCGGGCTGTACTGGACCGACGCCGAGGTGTGGTGCGAGGACAGCGGACAGCCCCGGCTGAAGGTCAGGGGAACCGTCGCCGCCCGGGCGGAACAGCTCGGTGTGCGCTCCTGGCACGTGTCGCTGAGCCACGACGCCGGGGTGGCCTCCGCGGTCGTGATCGCGGAAGGCTGA
- a CDS encoding RNA polymerase sigma factor SigF, producing the protein MARTDQAQSVTELPEVTDPGQVAPQDARELSRQFFRRLTELEEGTHEYQYARNTLIEMNMSLVRYAAGRFRSRGPEEMEDIVQVGMIGLIKAIDRFELSREVEFTSFAIPYIVGEIKRFFRDTSWSVHVPRRLQEARVQLARATEELRSRLGRTPTTAELAQLMSLTEAEVNEARLAANGYNSASLDAAIGSEPDGESVLADFIGAEDAALGLVEDFHALAPMIAELDERERKIVHWRFVEELTQAEIGERLGCSQMHVSRLLSRTLKRLRAGMLATN; encoded by the coding sequence ATGGCGCGGACGGACCAGGCGCAGAGCGTGACCGAGCTGCCGGAGGTTACGGATCCCGGCCAGGTGGCGCCGCAGGACGCGCGTGAACTGTCCCGGCAGTTCTTCCGGCGGCTCACGGAGCTGGAAGAGGGTACGCACGAGTACCAGTACGCGCGTAACACGCTGATCGAGATGAACATGTCCCTGGTCCGCTACGCGGCCGGCCGGTTCCGCAGCCGCGGTCCGGAGGAGATGGAGGACATCGTCCAGGTCGGCATGATCGGACTGATCAAGGCCATCGACCGGTTCGAGCTGTCCCGTGAGGTTGAGTTCACCTCCTTCGCGATCCCCTACATCGTCGGCGAGATCAAGCGCTTCTTCCGCGACACGTCGTGGTCCGTGCACGTCCCGCGCCGGCTCCAGGAGGCCCGGGTGCAGCTCGCCCGCGCCACCGAGGAACTGCGCAGCCGCCTGGGCCGTACGCCCACCACCGCCGAGCTGGCGCAGCTGATGAGCCTGACCGAGGCCGAGGTCAACGAGGCCCGGCTGGCCGCCAACGGCTACAACTCGGCGTCGCTGGACGCCGCCATCGGCAGCGAGCCGGACGGCGAGAGCGTCCTCGCGGACTTCATCGGCGCCGAGGACGCGGCGCTGGGGCTGGTCGAGGACTTCCACGCCCTCGCCCCGATGATCGCCGAGCTGGACGAGCGCGAGCGGAAGATCGTCCACTGGCGGTTCGTGGAGGAGCTGACGCAGGCGGAGATCGGTGAGCGGCTGGGCTGCTCGCAGATGCACGTGTCGCGGCTGCTGTCGCGGACGCTGAAGCGGCTGCGGGCGGGGATGCTCGCGACCAACTGA
- a CDS encoding NAD(P)H-hydrate dehydratase — protein MTFGAYKPGLLIDPAREYAGAVRLVDIGLEVGEGVRQEARVEALQHADVARLLPVPAAESDKYRRGVVGSRRGPRGTGAAVLAVAGALRGGAGGAVRRAGGGGRDRPSSGDAGVGPGPKHAGRVQAWVVGPGAGDDAATVGEVLAADVPVLIDADGLRLAEVGVVRGRRAPTLMTPHAGERRRCLVSSGRRWRRGGWPRCGVGGRYGATVLLKGSTTLVASAGRGGAGEGAGVVRVNPTGTPWLATAGSGDVLSGSGVVAGGGVAGDGRGSVAAYLHGLAGRFAAEGRR, from the coding sequence GTGACCTTCGGTGCGTACAAGCCGGGGCTGCTGATCGATCCGGCCCGGGAGTACGCGGGGGCGGTGCGGCTCGTCGACATCGGGCTGGAGGTGGGTGAGGGGGTCCGGCAAGAGGCGCGGGTCGAGGCGTTGCAGCATGCGGACGTGGCGCGGTTGCTGCCGGTGCCGGCGGCCGAGAGCGACAAGTACCGGCGGGGGGTCGTGGGGTCGCGGCGGGGTCCGCGCGGTACCGGGGCCGCCGTGCTGGCGGTGGCGGGGGCGTTGCGGGGCGGGGCCGGGGGTGCGGTACGTCGGGCCGGCGGGGGAGGCCGTGATCGCCCGTCATCCGGAGACGCTGGTGTCGGACCGGGGCCGAAGCACGCGGGGCGGGTGCAGGCGTGGGTGGTCGGACCGGGTGCCGGTGACGACGCGGCGACGGTGGGGGAGGTGCTGGCGGCGGACGTGCCGGTGCTGATCGACGCGGACGGGTTGCGGCTGGCGGAGGTGGGGGTGGTGCGGGGGCGCCGGGCGCCGACCCTGATGACGCCGCACGCGGGGGAGCGGCGGCGCTGCTTGGTGTCGAGCGGGAGGAGGTGGAGGCGGGGAGGCTGGCCGCGGTGCGGAGTTGGCGGGCGGTACGGGGCGACGGTGCTGTTGAAGGGGTCGACGACGTTGGTCGCGTCGGCGGGGCGTGGGGGTGCTGGTGAGGGCGCCGGTGTGGTGCGGGTGAATCCGACGGGGACGCCGTGGCTGGCCACGGCGGGGAGCGGGGACGTGCTGTCGGGCTCGGGGGTCGTTGCTGGCGGCGGGGTTGCCGGCGATGGACGCGGGAGTGTGGCGGCGTATCTGCACGGGTTGGCGGGGCGGTTCGCGGCGGAGGGGCGCCGGTGA
- the alr gene encoding alanine racemase yields the protein MKETVAPPGAELRARAVIDLAAVRANVRTLRDRAPHAALMAVVKADGYGHGAAPCARAAVAAGATWLGTATPQEALALRAPGAGVPADVRIMCWLWTPGGPWREAIEADVDVSVSGMWALEEVTRAARLAGRPARVQLKADTGLGRAGCQPRDWPELVTAAVRAQAEGLLRVTGLWSHFACADEPGHPSIDAQLSQFREMVAYAEARGVEPEVRHIANSPATLTLPESHFDLVRPGIALYGVSPSPAIGTPQELGLRPAMTLSASLSLVKHVPGGHGVSYGHHYVTPGETTLGLVPLGYADGIPRHASSAGPVLVEGKWRTVAGRVAMDQFVVDLGGDEPGPGAEAILFGPGDRGEPTAEDWAQASGTIAYEIVTRIGTRVPRVHVNGEQSG from the coding sequence ATGAAAGAGACAGTTGCCCCGCCCGGCGCGGAACTGCGGGCCCGTGCCGTGATCGACCTGGCCGCCGTACGGGCCAACGTCCGCACCCTGCGCGACCGCGCCCCCCACGCCGCCCTGATGGCCGTCGTCAAGGCCGACGGGTACGGGCACGGCGCCGCCCCCTGCGCCCGCGCGGCCGTCGCCGCCGGGGCGACCTGGCTGGGCACCGCCACGCCGCAGGAGGCGCTCGCGCTGCGCGCGCCCGGCGCCGGTGTGCCGGCGGACGTCCGGATCATGTGCTGGCTGTGGACGCCCGGCGGGCCCTGGCGTGAGGCGATCGAGGCGGACGTCGACGTCTCGGTGAGCGGGATGTGGGCGCTGGAGGAGGTCACCCGGGCCGCCCGTCTCGCCGGACGGCCCGCACGGGTGCAGCTCAAGGCGGACACCGGGCTCGGGCGGGCCGGCTGCCAGCCCCGCGACTGGCCCGAGCTGGTCACGGCCGCGGTGCGTGCCCAGGCCGAGGGGCTGCTGCGGGTCACCGGACTCTGGTCGCACTTCGCCTGTGCCGACGAGCCGGGGCATCCGTCCATCGACGCCCAGCTGTCGCAGTTCCGCGAGATGGTGGCGTACGCCGAGGCGCGGGGTGTCGAACCCGAGGTGCGGCACATCGCGAATTCCCCCGCGACCTTGACGTTGCCCGAGAGCCACTTCGATCTGGTGCGGCCCGGCATCGCGCTGTACGGCGTCTCGCCGAGCCCCGCGATCGGCACGCCGCAGGAGCTGGGGCTGCGGCCGGCGATGACCCTGTCGGCGTCGTTGTCGCTGGTGAAGCACGTGCCGGGCGGCCACGGGGTCAGTTACGGGCACCACTACGTGACCCCGGGGGAGACCACGTTGGGCCTGGTGCCGCTCGGGTACGCGGACGGCATTCCGCGGCACGCCTCGTCCGCCGGGCCCGTGCTGGTCGAGGGCAAGTGGCGGACCGTCGCCGGGCGGGTCGCGATGGACCAGTTCGTCGTGGATCTGGGCGGGGACGAGCCCGGGCCGGGTGCCGAGGCGATCCTGTTCGGTCCCGGTGACCGGGGTGAGCCCACCGCGGAGGAC